The window ACGCTCGGCCGGATGGACATCCTCGTCAACAATGCCGGCATTACGCGCGACAACCTCGCCATGCGCATGAAGGACGAGGAATGGGACGAGGTGATCCGCATCAATCTCGAGGCGAGCTTCCGCCTGATGCGCGCCAGCGCGCGTCCCATGATGAAGGCCAAGGGCGGCCGCATCATCTCGATCACCAGCGTGGTCGGCCACACCGGCAATCCGGGCCAGATGAACTATACCGCGGCCAAGGGCGGCCTCACCGCCATGTCGAAGAGCCTCGCGCAGGAACTCGCCAGCCGCAACATCACGGTGAACTGCGTCGCACCGGGCTTCATCCGCACGGCGATGACCGACGCGCTGACCGACGACCAGAAGGGCGCGATCAATTCGCGTATCCCGATGGGCCGCATGGGCGAGGGTGACGAGATCGGCGCTGCCGTGGCCTATCTCGCCAGCGACGAGGCTGCCTATGTCACCGGCCAGACCATCCATGTGAACGGTGGCATGGCGATGATGGGATAAACCCCTTTTATCCCCAAGGAATCGGTCATGTAGCGGGCTGGCAGGGCGCTCAAGCCTTGCCCCCGCATACCGCCCCGCTAGGGTGGATATCCGTATTCCGGCGCTCAGGGGCGATTCCGGCCCTTCGCGCGCCCAACAGGGACGAAAGAAGGACCCATGAAGGCCACTATCGAACGCGCAACGCTGCTGCGCTGTCTCTCCCACGTGCAGTCGGTCGTCGAACGCCGCAACACCATCCCGATCCTGTCGAACGTGCTCATCGAAGCCGAAGGCAACGGGCTGAAGGTCATGGCGACCGACCTCGATTTGCAGGTGGTGGAGCACATGGATGCCGCCAGCGTGGAATCCTCCGGCGCGATCACCGTTTCGGCCCACCTGCTGTTCGACATCGCGCGCAAGCTGCCCGAAGGTAGCCAGGTCAGCCTCGAAACCGCGGAAAACCGCATGGCGATCAAGGCCGGGCGCAGCCGCTTCTCGCTGCCGACGCTGCCGCGCGACGATTTCCCGGTGATCGTGGAAGGCGATTTGCCGACCAGCTTCGAACTGCCGGCCAAGACACTTGCCGAAATGATCGACCGCACGCGGTTCGCCATCTCGACCGAGGAAACCCGCTACTATCTCAACGGCATCTTCCTGCACGTGTCGGACGAAGACCAGCCCGTGCTGAAAGCTGCGGCGACCGACGGTCACCGCCTTGCCCGCTTCACCCTGCCGCGTCCCGCAGGTGCGGAAGGCATGCCGGACGTTATCGTGCCCCGCAAAGCGGTGGCCGAACTGCGCAAGCTGCTGGAAGAAAAGATGGACGGCAACGTCCAGATCGACCTGTCGGCCAGCAAGATCCGCTTCACGCTCGGCGGTGAAGGGGGCGTGGTGCTGACCAGCAAGCTGATCGACGGCACTTTCCCGGATTATTCGCGCGTCATTCCGACCGGCAACGACAAGCTGCTGAAGCTCGATCCCCGCACGTTCCACGAAGGCGTCGACCGCGTGGCGACCATCGCCACCGAAAAGACCCGTGCAGTGAAGATGGGCCTCGAGAAGGACAAGGTCGTGCTGACCGTGACCTCGCCCGACAACGGCACCGCGACCGAGGAACTGCCGGCCGAATATGGTGCGGACGGGTTCGAAATCGGCTTCAATGCCAGCTATCTCAAGGACATCCTCGGCCAGATCGACAGCGACACGGTGGAAATCCACCTGGCCGACGCAGGCGCACCGACGCTGATCCGCAAGGACGACAACAGCCCCG of the Qipengyuania gaetbuli genome contains:
- the fabG gene encoding 3-oxoacyl-[acyl-carrier-protein] reductase, with amino-acid sequence MFSLEGKTALVTGASGGIGSSIARALARQGARLALSGSNAAKLRAFREELNDEFGHDHVEITCNLSDTKQVEELIPATVDTLGRMDILVNNAGITRDNLAMRMKDEEWDEVIRINLEASFRLMRASARPMMKAKGGRIISITSVVGHTGNPGQMNYTAAKGGLTAMSKSLAQELASRNITVNCVAPGFIRTAMTDALTDDQKGAINSRIPMGRMGEGDEIGAAVAYLASDEAAYVTGQTIHVNGGMAMMG
- the dnaN gene encoding DNA polymerase III subunit beta, which translates into the protein MKATIERATLLRCLSHVQSVVERRNTIPILSNVLIEAEGNGLKVMATDLDLQVVEHMDAASVESSGAITVSAHLLFDIARKLPEGSQVSLETAENRMAIKAGRSRFSLPTLPRDDFPVIVEGDLPTSFELPAKTLAEMIDRTRFAISTEETRYYLNGIFLHVSDEDQPVLKAAATDGHRLARFTLPRPAGAEGMPDVIVPRKAVAELRKLLEEKMDGNVQIDLSASKIRFTLGGEGGVVLTSKLIDGTFPDYSRVIPTGNDKLLKLDPRTFHEGVDRVATIATEKTRAVKMGLEKDKVVLTVTSPDNGTATEELPAEYGADGFEIGFNASYLKDILGQIDSDTVEIHLADAGAPTLIRKDDNSPALYVLMPMRV